The genomic interval GGCTTCGTGGGATACAAACCGCACCCTGTCAGCGCCACCACGGCCGCCAGACTGAGGGCGATGGTCCATCTCCTGCTGGCTTTCTGCTTTCCGTTCAAGCGCGCATCCCCCTACCTGACCTCCGGCACCTCATCCACACCGCCCGGATGCCATGGTCCACACTTGACCAATCGCCGGACGGCGAGCCAGCCGCCATACACCACCCCAAATCGCGCGATGGCCTGGACGGCGTACTCAGAACACGTCGGCGTGAACCGACACGTGGGCAGCTTGGCTGGCGAGATGTATCGCTGGTAAA from Alicyclobacillus acidocaldarius subsp. acidocaldarius DSM 446 carries:
- the yidD gene encoding membrane protein insertion efficiency factor YidD — its product is MKRLVIGCIRFYQRYISPAKLPTCRFTPTCSEYAVQAIARFGVVYGGWLAVRRLVKCGPWHPGGVDEVPEVR